In the genome of Drosophila pseudoobscura strain MV-25-SWS-2005 chromosome 3, UCI_Dpse_MV25, whole genome shotgun sequence, one region contains:
- the Mgtor gene encoding nucleoprotein TPR isoform X2, whose product MKLSGPQRLANVFSREELEQLPAGMKTKLQKYIDQFFGEYCKERAAAHRLTESEEKREELQNAVEDYKVKLSNFDQNVNELRAQLDQVSAERDHLLETVRSNEQIASSFRQEKNSIIEERDSLLTLIERQNAELERLKEDLHSYRQQLSNAISAKCEAIARVDEIQSKEVALQTKEQRIENERILLQNEIRLLNSDLNRNNSELQNIRRENSLNTIQLENSLREKCDALQILQAEHAQVVEVVGQLNEKIGELTSNAYKQSMASEKYVATLKNELDAKNKLFEIYKSTEEQNQADKNELLQGIAEMKRMLSEVTEQHDKVEAELSSTKQQHSSELAERDATITDLRKEISEANRLLAHAKGQSLEEAIYKLSPSAAVASRVIHPDFTITELYLKYVKALDELELANLDNSKMKLHMESMYKEIQERAPEIEQLRIDFENLKEAYDHIIPERDELFEKKQCAEATLERAIFDLKSITKSNQLLEKSTKDLGRQVCTLLDELNCLRAGVPHVNHNRSGDSTSQSTNFDVITDQLVTFDSIVELQAQNQKLLQLTRQLAQTMDEQETERDTEKLEMNTECVKRAQERCSLLEEQLTEKNNALNLLSSKCERYQKYFFAAQKRQGRQTVNLDDSAADMDVSESITLNTSAKAAEHTKEEVRKLEQRIHSLEKQLVEESNKYASLKENYEYYTSEKRKNDALAHEQFDSMRKEVRELTSNNCKLLNATDFQKEQIDILNRNIEALKKQISALEDRNRNYEKTIIKHEQTMHLLKDETLAAHKKSAAAEAEAYNLRQENRSLKDSSARLQIEKESFRREHQSQSLLLNNLELIKSNIERSETEGRLRLEQRLDDAARELAAQRRHQQEEQEKFQETVNEFKRQTETAIKLKDEEKQQAEKWKAELVSVREELAQKTIQVNDLSKKLQESLTPSMNENPVTSANKRAREFELKYNQAAVEIESLKKELNSLRAHGEQFYKMSQSAEAEVKRLHELHSEMVANHEDEMKKWKNAEGELRARIDELEAEAMLSNVTEQSRTINQTDQVKASQDELKTVLEKLTESGRTIRTLRSENTTLAESLHEVEVKYAHEMVLHSTDIQDLTSLKTDNFKLRDELNQLKTGRESLQAAHDALVKSNAEAQTLLEKEKEESDRRVADLNALNATLHDQIEALATKLTALSQSGSGQGQNSSILNESLTMDADQSLNISGMAVEEIRSNEQLLKIIKFLRHEKDLCVAKLDIVKAENARLASELTIQQKKVDELNACLNQERSRNQTDVVSTSKHAEVLRKIETLNAITDSNRILREERNSLTQRVTELTSRIQSLEKELFPLQCGNKELTSKIEELNLENTSLRTEAVKWRQRANVLVEKSNRNPEEFKRIQTERENLAKQLTAERELSKKQNEEIGSLRSELPALTGKVQALDEARKKQMEESINLRQANTRQSQDIMELKNRLLQKEEELLKATDDLETKEKALQDKDSKELALRKVAKRYRDSYVTLQAQQGGADISADLEKVRSELEEVGNQYRAAKEELEKVTTENDALKKRLTEPETDSNAARQDHKVKVDKLIQDLTMARTDLVNQEATLASNKTQYDETVARLEKELQENIAANKEVNLRLTRENEALHMRINQLQRQLGSQQSTKPSTSSVAEKGNISESSSPRTANVKPMSGSATVQQSATVTPWRGGETPLASIRPISVQNSRTAAILPTSQQPSAGSASTSSSSTSTTSASASGSSSAVANTALVPPQQQVHTTGSGALESMASSSPTSSHTDYMPSTSSAAVAVAAIPPMGATSAAESSQEAESVQHPQQNDSQLFAGGSQQQVVALVSPRVEGSSSTSTSTSTSTSTPNPTAPSVQDANNQSQQPSTSGSSSSSSTVVSSHSRHTPSSSNVTTTQAGCSSIGIKRPRDVEGDSTNTEDGVPEKMKRLRTPMHSEELSATHIGDSGMDVDQMPTSSQRDQEDDIQVVDSDDEDDVLADADDGPVDGGEADQEGYEDSYEQDNDMDNEGADDENEMPSDPQDNNEVDIEEQQLQVQEESQLLDNQAGAAVVAASASTQENNQSQAITSGSGDSSNPAKLPQAETSPWKQAVASTSSAASRRTESSSVEIVSSPQVSNFSEQPVRVETAEVDGTAAVAPDESAGPSGDGAAATLPQKPNEAAESNAADANKQPSESDLGGAEDICEADEAFAEETLDPGQGEDSQQLANENQNVGTSQSELTDNQPNQAEGGSAEANEGTDGVSSEGEKQTVGVEEEGREAEATSPSDNTRYRTLRSGMPNNNRRVRGARGNQNSNQNRSRIVWQNNANMQDQGSSSNRGYNHPRGTRTRGPRSRRPPANNFNNNPGRY is encoded by the exons ATGAAACTCAGTGGTCCACAGAGATTAGCAAATGTGTTTTCTcgggaggagctggagcaatTGCCAGCCGGCATGAAGACAAAACTGCAGAAATATATCGACCAGTTCTTCGGGGAATATTGTAAAGAACGCGCTGCTGCCCACCGGCTCA CCGAATCTGAAGAAAAGCGGGAGGAGTTGCAGAACGCGGTCGAGGATTATAAGGTGAAGTTGTCGAATTTCGATCAAAATGTCAATGAGCTGCGCGCCCAACTGGACCAAGTTTCCGCAGAGCGTGATCATCTGCTGGAGACTGTCCGAAGCAACGAGCAGATCGCGTCCTCCTTCAGGCAGGAGAAGAACAGTATAATTGAGGAGCGTGACTCGCTATTGACGTTGATAGAACGTCAGAATGCGGAGCTAGAACGCCTGAAAGAGGATCTGCACAGCTATCGTCAGCAGTTGAGCAACGCCATCTCTGCCAAATGCGAAGCCATTGCGCGCGTAGACGAGATCCAAAGCAAAGAGGTGGCTCTACAGACGAAAGAGCAGCGTATCGAGAACGAGCGCATTTTGCTGCAAAATGAGATTCGGTTGCTCAACAGCGATCTTAACCGCAACAACAGCGAGCTGCAGAACATCCGCAGAGAGAACTCCCTGAACACAATCCAGCTGGAGAACAGTCTGAGGGAGAAGTGCGATGCACTTCAAATACTGCAGGCCGAGCATGCCCAGGTCGTGGAGGTTGTTGGCCAGTTGAACGAGAAGATAGGGGAGTTGACCAGCAACGCCTACAAGCAGTCCATGGCATCAGAAAAGTACGTTGCCACCTTAAAGAACGAGCTCGATGCCAAGAACAAGCTCTTTGAAATTTACAAGAGCACAGAGGAGCAGAATCAGGCGGACAAGAACGAGCTATTGCAAGGCATCGCGGAGATGAAACGCATGCTGAGCGAAGTGACTGAGCAGCACGACAAGGTAGAGGCCGAGCTGAGTTCCACAAAGCAACAGCACAGCTCTGAGCTAGCAGAACGCGATGCAACAATAACGGATTTAAGAAAGGAAATCTCCGAGGCAAATCGCTTACTGGCTCACGCCAAGGGTCAAAGTCTGGAGGAGGCAATCTACAAGCTGTCTCCGAGTGCGGCTGTTGCCAGTCGGGTGATCCATCCCGACTTCACGATCACCGAACTGTACTTGAAGTATGTCAAGGCCCTCGACGAGCTGGAGCTAGCAAATCTCGATAATTCCAAAATGAAGCTGCACATGGAGTCCATGTATAAGGAGATCCAAGAGCGTGCCCCTGAGATTGAGCAGCTGCGTATTGATTTCGAAAATTTGAAAGAAGCCTACGACCATATCATCCCGGAGCGGGATGAATTATTTGAGAAGAAACAATGCGCCGAGGCGACACTGGAGAGGGCAATTTTCGACTTGAAATCCATCACAAAGAGCAACCAGCTGCTGGAAAAATCAACGAAGGACCTCGGGCGGCAGGTGTGCACGCTTCTGGACGAGCTGAATTGCCTGCGTGCAGGAGTCCCCCACGTAAATCACAACAGGTCGGGAGATAGCACGAGCCAATCAACCAATTTCGACGTCATTACCGATCAGCTAGTCACCTTTGATTCGATCGTCGAATTGCAGGCACAGAACCAGAAACTCTTGCAGTTGACGCGCCAGCTAGCGCAGACAATGGATGAGcaagaaacagaaagagataCGGAAAAGTTGGAAATGAACACAGAGTGTGTCAAGAGGGCCCAAGAAAGGTGTTCCCTGCTGGAAGAGCAGCTCACGGAGAAGAACAATGCGCTCAATCTTTTAAGCTCCAAGTGTGAGCGCTACCAGAAGTATTTCTTTGCTGCCCAAAAGAGACAGGGTCGTCAGACCGTCAATCTAGATGATTCGGCTGCGGATATGGATGTTAGCGAATCTATTACTCTGAACACGTCGGCAAAGGCCGCAGAACACACTAAGGAAGAGGTCAGGAAGCTGGAGCAGCGCATACACAGTCTGGAGAAGCAGTTGGTGGAGGAGAGTAACAAATACGCATCGCTCAAGGAGAATTACGAATACTACACTAGCGAGAAGCGAAAGAACGATGCTCTGGCCCACGAACAGTTCGATTCGATGCGCAAGGAAGTTCGCGAGCTGACATCCAACAACTGCAAGCTGCTGAATGCCACCGATTTCCAGAAAGAGCAGATCGATATACTAAACAGGAACATTGAGGCGCTCAAAAAGCAGATATCGGCCCTTGAGGATCGAAACAGGAACTACGAAAAGACTATCATCAAGCACGAGCAGACCATGCACCTACTCAAGGATGAAACACTGGCGGCCCACAAAAAGTCGGCTGCCGCCGAAGCAGAGGCCTACAATCTGCGGCAGGAGAACCGCTCTTTAAAGGACTCGTCCGCCCGTCTGCAGATCGAGAAGGAGAGCTTCCGTCGGGAGCACCAAAGCCAGTCGCTTTTGCTCAACAATTTGGAGCTTATCAAGTCCAACATCGAGAGATCTGAAACTGAGGGACGCTTGCGCCTCGAGCAGCGGCTAGATGATGCAGCTCGAGAGCTGGCTGCCCAGCGACGTcaccagcaggaggagcaggaaaaGTTCCAAGAGACTGTCAACGAGTTCAAGCGCCAAACCGAGACTGCCATCAAGCTGAAGGACGAAGAGAAGCAGCAAGCCGAGAAGTGGAAAGCAGAGCTCGTAAGTGTCCGCGAGGAGCTTGCCCAAAAGACGATTCAGGTGAACGATCTGAGCAAGAAACTGCAGGAGAGCCTGACGCCCTCGATGAATGAGAATCCCGTAACGTCAGCCAACAAAAGGGCCCGAGAATTCGAGCTCAAGTACAACCAGGCTGCGGTTGAGATTGAATCGCTCAAGAAGGAGCTGAACTCGTTGCGGGCGCATGGCGAGCAATTCTACAAGATGTCACAGTCTGCCGAGGCCGAAGTCAAGCGCCTGCACGAGCTGCACTCCGAGATGGTGGCCAATCACGAGGATGAGATGAAGAAATGGAAGAACGCCGAGGGCGAGCTCAGGGCACGCATCGACGAACTGGAGGCCGAGGCCATGCTCTCGAATGTCACCGAACAGAGCAGGACCATAAACCAGACAGATCAGGTCAAGGCCTCCCAGGATGAGCTGAAGACTGTTCTTGAGAAGCTCACCGAATCGGGTCGCACAATCCGCACTTTGCGATCTGAGAACACGACGCTGGCCGAGTCTCTGCACGAAGTGGAAGTAAAGTATGCCCACGAAATGGTCTTGCACTCCACCGACATCCAAGACCTTACCAGTCTGAAGACTGACAACTTCAAGTTGAGGGACGAGCTGAACCAGCTGAAGACGGGACGGGAATCGCTGCAGGCCGCCCACGACGCCCTGGTCAAGTCGAACGCCGAGGCCCAGACGCTTctggagaaggagaaagaggAGTCGGACAGGCGCGTGGCCGACTTGAATGCTCTGAATGCGACTTTGCACGATCAGATTGAAGCACTGGCCACAAAGCTGACGGCCTTGAGTCAGTCGGGTTCGGGTCAGGGTCAGAACAGTTCGATTCTTAACGAATCTCTGACTATGGATGCAGACCAAAGTCTCAACATTTCCGGCATGGCTGTAGAGGAGATCCGCAGCAACGAGCAGCTCCTGAAGATCATTAAGTTCCTGCGCCACGAAAAGGATCTATGTGTGGCAAAGCTGGACATTGTAAAGGCTGAGAATGCACGCCTAGCGTCGGAGCTCACCATTCAGCAGAAGAAGGTGGACGAGCTGAATGCCTGTCTAAACCAAGAACGCTCCAGGAACCAGACCGACGTGGTTTCGACCTCTAAGCACGCCGAGGTGTTGCGCAAGATCGAGACCCTGAACGCCATCACAGATAGCAATCGCATCCTGCGAGAGGAGCGAAACAGTCTCACACAGCGCGTGACGGAGCTGACTAGCCGCATCCAGAGTTTGGAAAAGGAACTGTTCCCGCTTCAATGCGGCAACAAGGAGCTAACATCGAAGATCGAAGAACTCAATTTGGAGAACACCTCGCTTCGCACCGAGGCCGTCAAATGGCGTCAGCGAGCCAATGTCTTGGTGGAGAAGAGCAATCGCAATCCAGAGGAGTTTAAGCGGATTCAGACAGAGCGCGAAAACCTAGCCAAGCAGCTCACGGCTGAAAGGGAACTTAGCaagaaacaaaacgaagaGATTGGCTCCCTGAGGTCAGAGCTGCCAGCGCTGACAGGAAAAGTGCAAGCCCTAGACGAGGCCCGTAAGAAACAGATGGAAGAGTCAATAAATCTCCGTCAGGCAAACACACGCCAGTCGCAGGACATCATGGAGCTGAAGAACCGACTGTTGCAGAAGGAAGAGGAACTGCTGAAGGCCACCGATGACCTGGAGACGAAGGAGAAGGCTCTGCAGGATAAGGACAGCAAGGAGTTGGCCTTGCGTAAGGTGGCCAAGCGCTACAGGGATAGCTACGTGACTCTCCAGGCGCAACAGGGGGGAGCCGACATCAGTGCCGACCTGGAGAAGGTTCGCTCCGAGCTGGAAGAAGTTGGCAACCAGTATAGAGCCGCcaaggaggagctggagaaggtGACCACGGAAAACGATGCTCTCAAGAAACGCCTGACTGAGCCCGAAACCGATTCCAATGCCGCCCGTCAGGATCACAAGGTAAAGGTGGACAAGCTCATCCAAGACCTTACAATGGCCAGAACGGATCTGGTCAATCAGGAGGCTACCCTAGCCAGCAACAAGACCCAATACGACGAGACCGTCGCCCGCCTGGagaaggagctgcaggagaATATTGCCGCAAACAAGGAGGTCAACTTGCGGCTCACTCGCGAGAACGAGGCGCTGCACATGCGCATCAATCAACTCCAGCGTCAACTGGGCTCCCAGCAGTCGACCAAGCCCTCTACGAGCTCTGTCGCGGAGAAGGGAAATATATCAGAGTCCTCATCACCACGCACTGCCAATGTGAAGCCCATGTCGGGGTCGGCCACAGTGCAGCAGTCGGCTACTGTCACCCCCTGGCGTGGCGGGGAGACACCCTTGGCCAGCATCAGACCTATCTCCGTGCAGAACAGCCGGACGGCTGCCATCCTGcccaccagccagcagccgTCGGCGGGCAGTGCTTCGACATCCTCGTCATCGACCTCTACCACATCTGCATcggccagtggcagcagctcTGCCGTGGCCAACACTGCCCTAGTTCCCCCGCAGCAGCAGGTTCACACCACAGGCAGTGGAGCCTTGGAGTCGATGGCTTCCTCATCGCCCACATCTTCGCACACAGATTACATGCCGTCGACCAGCTCGGCGGCTGTAGCGGTGGCCGCCATTCCACCGATGGGAGCCACCTCCGCCGCCGAGAGTTCCCAAGAGGCGGAAAGCGTTCAGCATCCACAGCAGAACGATTCGCAGCTATTTGCAGGAGGGTCTCAGCAGCAGGTCGTGGCCTTGGTATCGCCACGCGTAGAGGGCTCTTCGTCGACTTCTACTtccacatcgacatcgaccTCCACTCCGAATCCGACTGCGCCAAGTGTCCAGGATGCGAACAACCAGAGCCAGCAGCCCAGCACttctggcagcagcagcagctcgtcgACGGTAGTCAGCAGTCACAGCAGACACACGCCGTCCAGCAGCAATGTGACCACCACTCAGGCTGGCTGTTCATCCATTGGCATCAAACGTCCTCGCGACGTGGAAGGTGACTCCACCAATACAGAAGATGGGGTCCCCGAGAAGATGAAGCGGCTGCGTACTCCTATGCACAGCGAAGAGCTGTCCGCCACTCACATTGGAGACTCCGGGATGGACGTAGATCAGATGCCAACCTCGTCGCAGCGAGATCAGGAGGATGACATTCAGGTGGTGGACTCTGATGATGAGGACGATGTCTTGGCGGATGCTGATGACGGCCCCGTCGATGGTGGCGAGGCCGATCAGGAGGGCTACGAGGATTCTTACGAGCAGGACAACGATATGGACAACGAGGGTGCAGACGATGAGAACGAAATGCCGTCCGATCCTCAAGACAATAACGAGGTGGATATTGAGGAGCAGCAACTTCAGGTCCAAGAGGAGAGCCAATTGCTGGACAACCAAGCAGGTGCGGCAGTAgtggctgcctctgcctctacccAGGAGAACAACCAAAGCCAGGCTATCACCAGTGGCAGCGGAGACTCTTCGAATCCTGCAAAATTGCCACAAGCCGAGACCTCCCCATGGAAGCAGGCGGTCGCCTCTACATCTTCGGCAGCATCTCGGCGTACAGAGAG TAGCTCCGTGGAAATTGTCAGTTCCCCGCAAGTGTCCAACTTTAGTGAGCAGCCAGTTCGTGTGGAGACAGCAGAGGTAGATGGAACCGCAGCAGTGGCTCCCGACGAGAGTGCTGGGCCAAGTGGTGATGGCGCAGCAGCCACATTACCCCAGAAGCCAAACGAGGCAGCCGAAAGCAACGCTGCCGATGCCAACAAGCAACCAAGCGAGAGTGACTTGGGCGGAGCAGAAGATATCTGTGAGGCTGACGAAGCCTTTGCCGAGGAGACGCTGGACCCTGGCCAGGGTGAAGACTCTCAGCAGCTCGCAAATGAGA ACCAAAATGTAGGCACAAGCCAGTCTGAGCTAACCGATAACCAGCCCAATCAGGCGGAAGGCGGTTCGGCTGAAGCCAACGAGGGCACAGATGGAGTCTCCTCAGAGGGTGAGAAGCAGACCGTGGGTGTTGAG GAGGAGGGACGCGAAGCCGAGGCCACGTCCCCGTCGGACAACACGCGATATCGCACGTTGCGCAGTGGTATGCCAAACAACAACCGTAGGGTTCGCGGGGCGCGTGGAAATCAAAATTCGAACCAGAATCGATCACGCATTGTGTGGCAAAACAATGCCAACATGCAAGATCAAGGTTCCTCCAGTAACCGTGGATACAACCACCCCCGCGGTACCCGCACCCGCGGCCCTCGCTCTCGTCGACCACCGGCAAACAACTTCAACAACAACCCCGGACGATACTAG